The following proteins are encoded in a genomic region of Pangasianodon hypophthalmus isolate fPanHyp1 chromosome 26, fPanHyp1.pri, whole genome shotgun sequence:
- the LOC113535752 gene encoding cyclic nucleotide-gated channel cone photoreceptor subunit alpha — protein sequence MKDDKQDEGKKHKDDKKDDKADNQKIKIKDSWIMDPATDLYYYWIIIVAVPAFYNLMMLVTRSCFNELQKDYSMLWLALDYTSDVIYYIDTFIRSRTGFLEQGLLVKDSKKLWEHYKKTPQFKCDLISIIPTDLLMVQFGIDSPELRFNRLFKMPRLFEFFYRTETRTNFPNIFRIGNLVLYILIIIHWNACIFFAISKTLGFGTDAWVYPNISDPKYGRLSRKYTYCLYWSTLTLTTIGETPPPVRDVEYLFVVADFLIGVLIFATIVGNVGAMISNMNASRALFQAKIDSIKQYMQFRKVNKDLEASVVKWFDYLWREDKTCNEKEVLKYLPDKLKAEIAISVHLETLRKVRIFQDCEAGLLIELVLKLQPKVFSPGDYICKKGDIGREMYIIKEGNLAVVADDGVTQFVVLSDGAYFGEISVLGIKGSKAGNRRTANIRSVGYSDLFALSKDDLMEALIEYPEAKTVLEEKGRAILMKDGLIDETVANQADAKDLEDKVTIMETKLEMMQAKLTHISAEWAASQGRVKQKIFNMEARVKTLWLDEQLEELENKKDQ from the exons TGGATCATGGACCCTGCTACAGACTTATATTATTACTGGATTATCATTGTGGCAGTGCCTGCTTTCTACAATCTGATGATGCTTGTGACCAG ATCCTGTTTCAATGAGCTCCAAAAAGATTACAGCATGCTATGGCTAGCACTGGACTATACATCAGATGTTATCTACTACATTGACACTTTTATAAGATCCAGAACAG GGTTTCTGGAGCAAGGCTTGCTGGTTAAAGATTCGAAGAAGCTGTGGGAACACTACAAAAAGACCCCCCAATTCAAATGTGACCTGATAAGCATCATACCAACAGATTTATTAATGGTGCAATTTGGCATTGACAGTCCAGAGCTAAGATTCAATCGCCTTTTCAAAATGCCTCgtctttttgagtttttttacCGGACTGAGACAAGGACCAACTTTCCTAATATATTTCGAATCGGCAACCTTGTACTCtatattttaattatcattCATTGGAATGCCTGTATCTTTTTTGCTATCTCCAAAACACTTGGCTTTGGGACTGATGCCTGGGTCTACCCTAACATTAGTGATCCTAAGTATGGTCGTCTGTCTAGGAAGTATACCTACTGCCTGTACTGGTCCACACTCACCCTAACCACTATTGGAGAAACTCCACCACCTGTTAGGGATGTCGagtatttgtttgttgttgctgATTTTCTCATTGGTGTGCTAATTTTTGCCACTATTGTTGGTAATGTTGGTGCCATGATCTCCAACATGAATGCTTCACGTGCTCTATTTCAAGCCAAGATTGACTCAATTAAGCAGTACATGCAGTTCCGTAAGGTCAATAAAGATCTAGAGGCCAGTGTTGTCAAGTGGTTTGACTACCTTTGGAGAGAAGACAAGACCTGCAATGAAAAAGAAGTTCTGAAGTACCTTCCAGATAAACTAAAGGCAGAGATTGCCATCAGTGTACATTTGGAAACACTGAGGAAGGTGCGTATATTTCAGGATTGTGAGGCAGGACTGCTCATCGAGCTAGTGCTCAAGCTTCAGCCAAAGGTCTTCAGCCCTGGAGACTACATCTGCAAGAAGGGTGACATTGGTCGTGAAATGTATATTATCAAAGAAGGTAACCTGGCTGTGGTAGCAGATGATGGCGTAACACAATTTGTAGTATTGAGTGATGGTGCCTATTTTGGTGAAATCAGCGTCTTGGGCATCAAAGGCAGTAAAGCTGGGAATCGTCGGACTGCAAATATCCGTAGTGTGGGTTACTCGGACCTCTTCGCCCTCTCAAAAGATGACCTCATGGAGGCCCTGATTGAATATCCAGAGGCCAAGACCGTTCTGGAGGAAAAAGGTAGGGCCATTTTGATGAAGGATGGCTTGATTGATGAGACAGTGGCTAACCAGGCAGATGCCAAAGACCTGGAAGACAAGGTGACCATAATGGAAACTAAACTAGAGATGATGCAAGCCAAATTAACACACATATCAGCAGAGTGGGCAGCCAGCCAGGGCAGAGTCAAGCAGAAGATCTTCAATATGGAGGCCAGAGTTAAAACACTCTGGTTGGATGAACAACTTGAGGAACTGGAGAATAAGAAAGACCAATAG